In the genome of Tripterygium wilfordii isolate XIE 37 chromosome 19, ASM1340144v1, whole genome shotgun sequence, one region contains:
- the LOC119986250 gene encoding vascular-related unknown protein 4-like isoform X1, which translates to MENTMNSTRKAISYSERTSDLESQEESGWTMYFEDFFNNKNNNEESSFSFEDHDHCCTESSSLVLSDAASSVTKRFACNDLQDVVGMPIMEKRSFSRSLSFKKRKIDEGGLVDDALEDTASSPANSPKVCSMMNKLKNPREKYHSLKSYNDQEKGSNSRNSDVSCTELKKRGLCLVPLSMVLNHLG; encoded by the exons ATGGAAAACACAATGAATTCCACAAGAAAAGCAATCTCTTATAGTGAAAGAACAAGTGATCTTGAGTCGCAAGAGGAGAGTGGGTGGACTATGTACTTTGAAGATTTCTTtaacaacaagaacaacaatgAAGAGAGTTCTTTCTCTTTTGAAGATCATGATCATTGTTGTACTGAAAGCTCTTCTCTAGTACTATCCGATGCAGCTTCTTCGGTCACGAAGAGATTTGCTTGTAATGATCTACAAGATGTTGTTGGGATGCCAATAATGGAGAAAAGGTCATTCAGTAGATCATTGAgcttcaagaagagaaaaattgaTGAAGGTGGTTTGgttgatgatgctttggaagataCTGCCAGCTCTCCTGCTAATAGTCCCAAG GTTTGTAGTATGATGAACAAGCTGAAGAACCCAAGAGAGAAATATCATAGTCTGAAGAGTTATAATGATCAG GAGAAAGGAAGCAATTCAAGGAATAGTGATGTTTCATGCACAGAATTGAAAAAAAGGGGTCTTTGTTTAGTTCCTTTGTCTATGGTACTCAATCACCTTGGTTGA
- the LOC119986250 gene encoding vascular-related unknown protein 4-like isoform X2 has product MENTMNSTRKAISYSERTSDLESQEESGWTMYFEDFFNNKNNNEESSFSFEDHDHCCTESSSLVLSDAASSVTKRFACNDLQDVVGMPIMEKRSFSRSLSFKKRKIDEGGLVDDALEDTASSPANSPKEKGSNSRNSDVSCTELKKRGLCLVPLSMVLNHLG; this is encoded by the exons ATGGAAAACACAATGAATTCCACAAGAAAAGCAATCTCTTATAGTGAAAGAACAAGTGATCTTGAGTCGCAAGAGGAGAGTGGGTGGACTATGTACTTTGAAGATTTCTTtaacaacaagaacaacaatgAAGAGAGTTCTTTCTCTTTTGAAGATCATGATCATTGTTGTACTGAAAGCTCTTCTCTAGTACTATCCGATGCAGCTTCTTCGGTCACGAAGAGATTTGCTTGTAATGATCTACAAGATGTTGTTGGGATGCCAATAATGGAGAAAAGGTCATTCAGTAGATCATTGAgcttcaagaagagaaaaattgaTGAAGGTGGTTTGgttgatgatgctttggaagataCTGCCAGCTCTCCTGCTAATAGTCCCAAG GAGAAAGGAAGCAATTCAAGGAATAGTGATGTTTCATGCACAGAATTGAAAAAAAGGGGTCTTTGTTTAGTTCCTTTGTCTATGGTACTCAATCACCTTGGTTGA